A single region of the Pan troglodytes isolate AG18354 chromosome 18, NHGRI_mPanTro3-v2.0_pri, whole genome shotgun sequence genome encodes:
- the ANKRD11 gene encoding ankyrin repeat domain-containing protein 11 isoform X1 — MPKGGCPKAPQQEELPLSSDMVEKQTGKKDKDKVSLTKTPKLERGDGGKEVRERASKRKLPFTAGANGEQKDSDTEKQGPERKRIKKEPVTRKAGLLFGMGLSGIRAGYPLSERQQVALLMQMTAEESANSPVDTTPKHPSQSTVCQKGTPNSASKTKDKVNKRNERGETRLHRAAIRGDARRIKELISEGADVNVKDFAGWTALHEACNRGYYDVAKQLLAAGAEVNTKGLDDDTPLHDAANNGHYKVVKLLLRYGGNPQQSNRKGETPLKVANSPTMVNLLLGKGTYTSSEESSTESSEEEDAPSFAPSSSVDGNNTDSEFEKGLKHKAKNPEPQKATAPVKDEYEFDEDDEQDRVPPVDDKHLLKKDYRKETKSNSFISIPKMEVKSYTKNNTIAPKKASHRILSDTSDEEDASVTVGTGEKLRLSAHTILPGSKTREPSNAKQQKEKNKVKKKRKKETKGREVRFGKRSDKFCSSESESESSESGEDDRDSLGSSGCLKGSPLVLKDPSLFSSLSASSTSSHGSSAAQKQNPSHTDQHTKHWRTDNWKTISSPAWSEVSSLSDSTRTRLTSESDYSSEGSSVESLKPVRKRQEHRKRASLSEKKSPFLSSAEGAVPKLDKEGKVVKKHKTKHKHKNKEKGQCSISQELKLKSFTYEYEDSKQKSDKAILLESDLSTENKLKVLKHDRDHFKKEEKLSKMKLEEKEWLFKDEKSLKRIKDTNKDISRSFREEKDRSNKAEKEKSLKEKSPKEEKLRLYKEERKKKSKDRPSKLEKKNDLKEDKISKEKEKIFKEDKEKLKKEKVYREDSAFDEYCNKNQFLENEDTKFSLSDDQRDRWFSDLSDSSFDFKGEDSWDSPVTDYRDMKSDSVAKLILETVKEDSKERRRDSRAREKRDYRDPFFRKKDRDYLDKNSEKRKEQTEKHKSVPGYLSEKDKKRRESAEAGRDRKDALESCKERRDGRAKPEEAHREELKECGCESGFKDKSDCDFGKGLEPWERHHPAREKEKKDGPDKERKEKTKPERYKEKSSDKDKSEKSILEKCQKDKEFDKCFKEKKDTKEKHKDTHGKDKERKASLDQGKEKKEKAFPGIISEDFSEKKDDKKGKEKSWYIADIFTDESEDDRDSCMGSGFKMGEASDLPRTDGLQEKEEGREAYASDRHRKSSDKQHPERQKDKEPRDRRKDRGAADAGRDKKEKVFEKHKEKKDKESTEKYKDRKDRASVDSTQDKKNKQKLPEKAEKKHAAEDKAKSKHKEKSDKEHSKERKSSRSADAEKSLLEKLEEEALHEYREDSNDKISEVSSDSFTDRGQEPGLTAFLEVSFTEPPGDDKPRESACLPEKLKEKERHRHSSSSSKKSHDRERAKKEKAEKKEKGEDYKEGGSRKDSGQYEKDFLEADAYGVSYNMKADIEDELDKTIELFSTEKKDKNDSEREPSKKIEKELKPYGSSAINILKEKKKREKHREKWRDEKERHRDRHADGLLRHHRDELLRHHRDEQKPATRDKDSPPRVLKDKSRDDGPRLSDAKLKEKFKDSAEKEKGDPAKMSNGNDKVAPCKDPGKKDARPREKLLGDGDLMMTSFERMLSQKDLEIEERHKRHKERMKQMEKLRHRSGDPKLKEKAKPADDGRKKGLDIPAKKPPGLDPPFKDKKLKESTPIPPAAENKLHPGSGADSKDWLAGPHMKEVLPASPRPDQSRPTGVPTPTSVLSCPSYEEVMHTPRTPSCSADDYADLVFDCADSQHSTPVPTAPTSACSPSFFDRFSVASSGLSENASQAPARPVSTNLYRSVSVDIRRTPEEEFSVGDKLFRQQSVPAASSYESPLPHSMEDRAPLPPAPAEKFACLSPGYYSPDYGLPSPKVDALHCPPAAVVTVTPSPEGVFSSLQAKPSPSPRAELLVPSLEGALPPDLDTSEDQQATAAIIPPEPSYLEPLDEGPFSAVITEEPVEWAHPSEQALASSLIGSTSENPVGWPVGSDLLLKSPQRFPESPKHFCPADPLHSAAPGPFSASEAPYPAPPASPAPYALPVAEPGLEDVKDGVEAVPAAISPSEAAPYAPPSGLESFFSNCKSLPEAPLDVAAEPACVAAVAQVEALGPLESSFLDSSHGLSNLGQVEPVPWADAFAGPEDDLDLGPFSLPELPLQTKDAADVEAEPVEESLAPPEKIPPGAPVVINGGDVSTVVAEEQPALPPDQASARLPAELEPEPSEEPKLDVALEATVEAETVPEERARGDLDSSVEPAPVPPEQRPLGSGDQGAEAEGPPAASLCAPDGPATNTVAQAQAADGAGPEDNTEASRAAAPAEGPPGGIAPEATEPKPTAEAPKAPRVEEIPQRMTRNRAQMLANQSKQGPPPSEKECAPTPAPVTRAKARGSEDDDAQAQHPRKRRFQRSTQQLQQQLNTSTQQTREVIQQTLAAIVDAIKLDAIEPYHSDRANPYFEYLQIRKKIEEKRKILCCITPQAPQCYAEYVTYTGSYLLDGKPLSKLHIPVIAPPPSLAEPLKELFRQQEAVRGKLRLQHSIEREKLIVSCEQEILRVHCRAARTIANQAVPFSACTMLLDSEVYNMPLESQGDENKSVRDRFNARQFISWLQDVDDKYDRMKTCLLMRQQHEAAALNAVQRMEWQLKVQELDPAGHKSLCVNEVPSFYVPMVDVNDDFVLLPA, encoded by the exons AGAAGCAGGGCCCTGAGCGGAAGAGGATTAAGAAGGAGCCTGTCACCCGGAAGGCCGGGCTGCTGTTTGGCATGGGGCTGTCTGGAATCCGAGCCGGCTACCCCCTCTCCGAGCGCCAGCAGGTGGCCCTTCTCATGCAGATGACGGCCGAGGAGTCTGCCAACAGCCCAG TGGACACAACACCAAAGCACCCCTCCCAGTCTACAGTGTGTCAGAAGGGAACGCccaactctgcctcaaaaaccaAAGATAAAGTGAACAAGAGAAACGAGCGTGGAGAGACCCGCCTGCACCGAGCCGCCATCCGCGGGGACGCCCGGCGCATCAAAGAGCTCATCAGCGAGGGGGCAGACGTCAACGTCAAGGACTTCGCAG GCTGGACGGCGCTGCATGAGGCCTGTAACCGGGGCTACTACGACGTCGCGAAGCAGCTGCTGGCTGCAGGTGCGGAGGTGAACACCAAGGGCCTAGATGACGACACGCCTTTGCACGACGCTGCCAACAACGGGCACTACAAG GTGGTGAAGCTGCTGCTGCGGTACGGAGGGAACCCGCAGCAGAGCAACAGGAAAGGCGAGACGCCGCTGAAAGTGGCCAACTCCCCCACGATGGTGAACCTCCTGTTAGGCAAAGGCACTTACACTTCCAGCGAGGAGAGCTCGACGG AGAGCTCAGAAGAGGAAGACGCACCATCCTTCGCACCTTCCAGTTCAGTCGACGGCAACAACACGGACTCCGAGTTCGAAAAAGGCCTCAAGCACAAGGCCAAGAACCCAGAGCCACAGAAGGCCACGGCCCCCGTCAAGGACGAGTATGAGTTTGATGAGGACGACGAGCAGGACAGGGTTCCTCCGGTGGACGACAAGCACCTATTGAAAAAGGACTACAGAAAAGAAACGAAATCCAATAGTTTTATCTCTATACCCAAAATGGAGGTTAAAAGTTACACTAAAAATAACACGATTGCACCAAAGAAAGCGTCCCATCGTATCCTGTCAGACACGTCGGACGAGGAGGACGCGAGTGTCACCGTGGGGACAGGAGAGAAGCTGAGACTCTCGGCACATACGATATTGCCTGGTAGTAAGACACGAGAGCCTTCTAATGCCAagcagcagaaggaaaaaaataaagtgaaaaagaagcgaaagaaagaaacaaaaggcagagAGGTTCGCTTCGGAAAGCGGAGCGACAAGTTCTGCTCCTCGGAGTCGGAGAGCGAGTCCTCAGAGAGTGGGGAGGATGACAGGGACTCTCTGGGGAGCTCCGGCTGCCTCAAGGGGTCCCCGCTGGTGCTGAAGGACCCCTCCCTGTTCagctccctctctgcctcctccacctCGTCTCACGGGAGCTCTGCCGCCCAGAAGCAGAACCCCAGCCACACAGACCAGCACACCAAGCACTGGCGGACAGACAATTGGAAAACCATTTCTTCCCCGGCTTGGTCAGAGGTCAGTTCTTTATCAGACTCCACAAGGACGAGACTGACAAGCGAGTCTGACTACTCCTCTGAGGGCTCCAGTGTGGAATCGCTGAAGCCAGTGAGGAAGAGGCAGGAGCACAGGAAGCGAGCCTCCCTGTCGGAGAAGAAGAGCCCCTTCCTGTCCAGCGCGGAGGGCGCTGTCCCCAAACTGGACAAGGAGGGGAAAGTtgtcaaaaaacataaaacaaaacacaaacacaaaaacaaggaGAAGGGACAGTGTTCCATCAGCCAAGAGCTGAAGTTGAAAAGTTTTACTTACGAATATGAGGACTCCAAGCAGAAGTCAGATAAGGCTATACTGTTAGAGAGTGATCTTTCCACTGAAAACAAGCTAAAAGTGTTAAAGCACGATCGCGAccactttaaaaaagaagagaaacttagcaaaatgaaattagaagaaaaagaatggctctttaaagatgaaaaatcacTGAAGAGAATCAAAGACACAAACAAAGACATCAGCAGGTCTTTCCGAGAAGAGAAAGACCGTTCgaataaagcagaaaaggagaaatCGCTGAAGGAAAAGTCTccgaaagaagaaaaactgagactgtacaaagaggagagaaagaagaaatcaaaagaccGGCCCTCAAAATTAGAGAAGAAGAATGATTTAAAAGAGGACAAAATttcaaaagagaaggagaagatttttaaagaagataaagaaaaactcaaaaaagaaaaggtttataGGGAAGATTCTGCTTTTGACGAATATTGTAACAAAAATCAGTTTCTGGAGAATGAAGACACCAAATTTAGCCTTTCTGACGATCAGCGAGATCGGTGGTTTTCTGACTTGTCCGATTCATCCTTTGATTTCAAAGGGGAGGACAGCTGGGACTCGCCAGTGACAGACTACAGGGACATGAAGAGCGACTCTGTGGCCAAGCTCATCTTGGAGACGGTGAAGGAGGACAGCAAGGAGAGGAGGCGGGACAGCCGGGCCCGGGAGAAGCGAGACTACAGAGACCCCTTCTTCCGAAAGAAGGACAGGGACTATTTGGATAAAAACTCTGAGAAGAGGAAAGAGCAGACTGAAAAGCATAAAAGTGTCCCTGGCTACCTTTCGGAAAAGGACAAGAAGAGGAGAGAGTCCGCAGAGGCCGGGCGGGACAGAAAGGACGCCCTGGAGAGCTGCAAGGAGCGCAGGGACGGCAGGGCCAAGCCCGAGGAGGCGCACCGGGAGGAGCTGAAGGAGTGTGGCTGCGAGAGTGGCTTCAAGGACAAGTCCGACTGCGACTTTGGGAAGGGCCTGGAGCCGTGGGAACGGCATCACCCAGCacgagagaaggagaagaaggacgGCCCCgataaggaaaggaaggagaagacaaAACCAGAAAGATACAAAGAGAAATCCAGTGACAAGGACAAAAGTGAGAAATCAATCCTGGAAAAATGTCAGAAGGACAAAGaatttgataaatgttttaaagagaaaaaagataccaaggaaaaacataaagacacacatggcaaagacaaagaaaggaaagcGTCTCTCGaccaagggaaagagaagaaggagaaggctTTCCCTGGGATCATCTCAGAAgacttctctgaaaaaaaagatgacaagaaaggcaaagagaaaagctGGTACATCGCAGACATCTTCACAGATGAGAGTGAGGACGACAGAGACAGCTGCATGGGGAGCGGGTTCAAGATGGGAGAGGCCAGCGACTTGCCGAGGACGGACGGCCtccaggagaaggaggaaggacgGGAGGCCTATGCCTCCGACAGACACAGGAAGTCTTCTGACAAGCAGCACCCTGAGAGGCAGAAGGACAAGGAACCCAGAGACAGGAGAAAGGACCGCGGGGCTGCCGACGCGGGGagagacaaaaaagagaaagtcttTGAAAAGCACAAAGAGAAGAAGGATAAAGAGTCCACAGAAAAGTACAAGGACAGGAAGGACAGAGCCTCAGTGGACTCCACgcaagataagaaaaataaacagaagctcCCCGAGAAGGCTGAAAAGAAGCACGCTGCCGAAGACAAGGCTAAAAGCAAACACAAAGAGAAGTCGGACAAAGAACATTCCAAGGAGAGGAAGTCCTCGAGAAGTGCTGACGCGGAAAAAAGCCTGCTTGAAAAGTTGGAAGAAGAGGCTCTCCATGAGTACAGAGAAGACTCCAACGATAAAATCAGCGAGGTCTCCTCTGACAGCTTCACGGACCGAGGGCAGGAGCCGGGGCTGACTGCCTTCCTGGAGGTCTCTTTCACGGAGCCACCTGGAGACGACAAGCCGAGGGAGAGCGCTTGCCTCCCTGAGAagctgaaagagaaggagaggcaCAGACACTCCTCATCTTCATCCAAGAAGAGCCACGACCGAGAGCGAGCCAAGAAAGAGAAGGccgagaagaaagagaagggcgAAGATTACAAGGAGGGCGGTAGCAGGAAGGACTCCGGCCAGTACGAAAAGGACTTCCTGGAGGCGGATGCTTACGGAGTTTCTTACAACATGAAAGCTGACATAGAAGATGAGCTAGATAAAACCATTGAATTGTTTTCTAccgaaaagaaagataaaaatgattcCGAGAGAGAACCttccaagaaaatagaaaaggaactAAAGCCTTATGGATCTAGTGCCATCAACATcctaaaagagaagaagaagagagagaaacacaggGAGAAATGGAGAGACGAGAAGGAGAGGCACCGGGACAGGCATGCGGACGGGCTGCTGCGGCATCACAGGGACGAGCTCCTGCGGCATCACAGGGACGAGCAGAAGCCCGCCACCAGGGACAAGGACAGCCCGCCCCGCGTGCTCAAAGACAAGTCCAGGGACGACGGCCCAAGGCTCAGCGACGCCAAACTGAAGGAGAAATTCAAGGACAgtgcagagaaagaaaagggcGACCCAGCGAAGATGAGCAACGGGAATGATAAGGTAGCGCCATGCAAAGACCCAGGCAAGAAAGACGCCAGGCCCAGGGAGAAGCTCCTGGGGGACGGCGACCTGATGATGACCAGCTTCGAGAGGATGCTGTCCCAGAAGGACCTGGAGATCGAGGAGCGCCACAAGCGGCACAAGGAGAGGATGAAGCAAATGGAGAAGCTGAGGCACCGGTCCGGAGACCCCAAGCTCAAGGAGAAGGCGAAGCCGGCAGACGACGGGCGGAAGAAGGGTCTGGACATTCCTGCTAAGAAACCGCCGGGGCTGGACCCTCCATTTAAAGACAAAAAGCTCAAAGAGTCGACTCCTATTCCACCTGCCGCGGAAAATAAGCTACACCCAGGATCAGGTGCAGACTCCAAAGACTGGCTGGCAGGCCCCCACATGAAAGAGGTCCTGCCTGCGTCCCCCAGGCCTGACCAGAGCCGGCCCACTGGCGTGCCCACCCCTACGTCGGTGCTATCCTGCCCCAGCTACGAGGAGGTGATGCACACGCCCAGGACCCCGTCCTGCAGCGCCGACGACTACGCGGACCTCGTGTTCGACTGCGCCGACTCGCAGCACTCCACGCCCGTGCCCACCGCTCCCACCAGCGCCTGCTCCCCCTCCTTTTTCGACAGGTTCTCCGTGGCTTCAAGTGGGCTTTCGGAAAACGCCAGCCAGGCTCCTGCCAGGCCTGTCTCCACAAACCTTTACCGCTCGGTCTCTGTCGACATCAGGAGGACCCCCGAGGAAGAATTCAGCGTCGGAGATAAGCTCTTCAGGCAGCAGAGCGTTCCTGCTGCCTCCAGCTACGAGTCTCCCCTGCCACACTCGATGGAGGACAGGGCGCCCCTGCCCCCGGCTCCCGCGGAGAAGTTTGCCTGCTTGTCGCCAGGGTACTACTCCCCAGACTATGGCCTCCCGTCGCCCAAAGTCGACGCTTTGCACTGCCCGCCGGCTGCCGTTGTCACTGTCACCCCGTCTCCAGAGGGCGTCTTCTCAAGTTTACAAGCGaaaccttccccttcccccagagCCGAGCTGCTGGTTCCTTCCCTCGAAGGGGCCCTTCCCCCGGACCTGGACACCTCCGAGGACCAGCAGGCGACGGCCGCCATCATCCCCCCGGAGCCCAGCTACCTGGAGCCGCTGGACGAGGGTCCGTTCAGCGCCGTCATCACCGAGGAGCCTGTTGAGTGGGCCCACCCCTCCGAGCAGGCGCTTGCCTCTAGCCTGATCGGGAGCACCTCTGAAAACCCTGTCGGCTGGCCTGTGGGCTCGGACCTCCTGCTCAAGTCTCCACAGAGattccccgagtccccaaagcATTTCTGCCCCGCGGACCCCCTCCACTCTGCCGCCCCAGGGCCCTTCAGCGCCTCAGAGGCGCCGTACCCCGCCCCTCCCGCCTCTCCTGCCCCGTACGCTCTGCCCGTCGCTGAGCCGGGACTGGAGGACGTCAAAGACGGAGTGGAAGCCGTCCCCGCCGCCATCTCCCCCTCAGAGGCGGCTCCCTACGCCCCTCCCTCCGGGCTGGAGTCCTTCTTCAGCAACTGCAAGTCACTTCCGGAAGCTCCGCTGGACGTGGCCGCCGAGCCCGCCTGTGTAGCCGCTGTGGCTCAGGTGGAGGCTCTGGGGCCCCTGGAAAGTAGCTTCCTGGACAGCAGCCACGGCCTGTCTAACCTCGGCCAGGTGGAGCCGGTGCCCTGGGCAGACGCCTTCGCCGGCCCCGAGGACGACCTGGACCTGGGGCCCTTCTCCCTGCCGGAGCTTCCGCTGCAGACTAAAGATGCCGCAGATGTTGAAGCGGAACCCGTGGAAGAAAGTCTTGCTCCTCCAGAAAAGATCCCTCCAGGGGCCCCCGTGGTCATAAACGGTGGGGATGTTTCCACCGTAGTGGCTGAGGAGCAGCCGGCACTGCCTCCTGACCAGGCCTCCGCCCGGCTCCCTGCAGAGCTCGAGCCTGAGCCCTCAGAGGAGCCAAAGCTGGACGTGGCTCTAGAAGCTACAGTGGAGGCAGAGACGGTGCCGGAAGAGAGGGCCCGTGGGGATCTGGACTCCAGCGTGGAGCCCGCGCCCGTTCCCCCCGAGCAGCGCCCACTGGGGAGCGGAGACCAGGGGGCCGAGGCTGAAGGCCCCCCCGCCGCGTCCCTCTGTGCCCCTGACGGCCCCGCCACGAACACTGTGGCACAAGCTCAGGCCGCAGACGGTGCCGGCCCCGAGGACAACACTGAGGCCTCCCGCGCTGCCGCCCCAGCCGAAGGCCCTCCTGGCGGCATCGCGCCGGAAGCCACAGAACCAAAACCCACGGCCGAAGCCCCGAAGGCCCCCAGAGTGGAGGAGATCCCTCAGCGCATGACCAGGAACCGGGCGCAGATGCTCGCGAACCAGAGCAAGCAGGGCCCGCCCCCCTCCGAGAAGGAGTgcgcccccacccctgccccggTCACCAGGGCCAAGGCCCGCGGCTCCGAGGACGACGACGCCCAGGCCCAGCATCCGCGCAAACGCCGCTTTCAGCGCTCCacccagcagctgcagcagcagctgAACACGTCCACGCAGCAGACGCGGGAGGTGATCCAGCAGACGCTGGCCGCCATCGTGGACGCCATCAAGCTGGATGCCATCGAGCCCTACCACAGCGACAGGGCCAACCCCTACTTCGAATACCTGCAGATCAGGAAGAAGATCGAGGAGAAGCGCAAGATCCTGTGCTGTATCACGCCGCAGGCGCCCCAGTGCTACGCCGAGTACGTCACCTACACGGGCTCCTACCTCCTGGACGGCAAGCCGCTCAGCAAGCTCCACATCCCCGTG ATCGcaccccctccctccctggcGGAGCCCCTGAAGGAGCTGTTCAGGCAGCAGGAGGCCGTCCGGGGAAAGCTGCGTCTACAGCACAGCATCGAGCGG GAGAAGCTGATCGTCTCCTGTGAGCAGGAGATTCTGCGGGTTCACTGCCGGGCGGCCAGGACCATCGCCAACCAGGCAGTGCCATTCAGCGCCTGCACGATGCTGCTGGACTCCGAGGTCTACAACATGCCCCTGGAGAGTCAG GGTGACGAGAACAAGTCAGTGCGCGACCGTTTCAACGCCCGCCAGTTCATCTCCTGGCTCCAGGATGTGGATGACAAGTATGACCGCATGAAG ACTTGTCTCCTCATGCGGCAGCAGCACGAGGCCGCGGCCCTGAACGCCGTGCAGAGGATGGAGTGGCAGCTGAAGGTGCAGGAACTGGACCCCGCCGGGCACAAGTCCCTGTGCGTGAACGAGGTGCCCTCCTTCTACGTGCCCATGGTCGACGTCAACGACGACTTCGTATTGTTGCCGGCATGA